One part of the Anopheles merus strain MAF chromosome 3L, AmerM5.1, whole genome shotgun sequence genome encodes these proteins:
- the LOC121600060 gene encoding phenoloxidase-activating factor 1-like produces MQIRALLGCMRLQISVQFAIKGTTDRKYSERSVSSPLISAVTVNCVAWRMVPSSSPKASQMVHITMFWWLMLFLVGVAFGQRRVNQACILANGSSGRCIRIGECSKIVELTTRNVLYSWETQQIRAVLRACESDESSSDPIVCCAQEQESPQSTPTRRTLNSGVAPTTTTAASTTPIATTRRPTRVRVTTQRSTTVRRRTPTTVRTRSTTIRLDHFKDVLPARCGEQLPSWNVWSDIEDDENIHVWAVYLEIQRSKSTTKGRCVGTLIHERYVLSAAHCVHNLKLENIKLYFGLFLISTLAQCLADRVCQERRAAELIVHQDYNSHARLNDIALIRVSEAVQFTDDVRPACLPLDYLFDESLANDARVLSLGWGEYQQGTMSDSKRIVALNVIGQEECGEQLRKWQRFNASMLFSVMCTVGVQAGQDVCQGDSGAPILQLMEGRFFLVGVVSFGPKCGMSTGKAGMSMRVSEYKNWILANLKRIDGGR; encoded by the exons ATGCAAATCAGAGCGCTTCTCGGCTGTATGCGGCTCCAGATAAGCGTCCAGTTCGCGATTAAAGGCACGACCGATCGGAAGTATTCCGAACGAAGCGTCTCTAGCCCGTTAATCAGTGCAGTGACCGTGAACTGTGTGGCATGGAGAATGGTGCCCTCTAGCTCTCCAAAAGCGTCACAAATGGTACATATAACCATGTTTTGGTGGCTTATGCTATTTTTGGTTGGTGTTGCCTTCGGACAGCGACGAGTGAATCAGGCGTGCATCCTAGCGAATGGAAGTTCCGGACGGTGCATCCGTATTGGCGAGTGTTCTAAGATAGTGGAGCTGACGACCCGAAATGTGCTATATTCGTGGGAAACGCAACAGATAAGGGCGGTGTTGCGTGCCTGCGAAAGTGATGAGAGCTCATCCGACCCGATC GTTTGTTGTGCACAGGAACAGGAATCCCCGCAATCAACGCCAACAAGACGTACACTGAACAGTGGTGTAGCACCCACTACTACCACTGCAGCAAGCACTACGCCTATTGCGACCACGAGAAGACCTACTCGTGTGCGAGTTACTACGCAACGCAGCACAACGGTGAGAAGACGGACGCCTACTACCGTGCGTACTAGAAGCACCACAATCCGTTTGGACCACTTTAAGGATGTGTTGCCGGCACGTTGTGGCGAACAGCTGCCTTCATGGAACGTCTGGTCAGACATTGAGGACGATGAGAACATCCACGTGTGGGCCGTTTATTTAGAGATTCAGCGTTCGAAGAGCACCACCAAGGGACGATGTGTAGGGACTTTGATCCACGAACGGTATGTCCTAAGTGCAGCACACTGTGTCCACAACTTGAAGTTGGAAAA TATCAAACTGTACTTCGGATTGTTCTTGATCAGTACGCTGGCTCAGTGTCTAGCCGATCGTGTGTGTCAGGAACGGCGGGCTGCAGAACTGATCGTCCATCAGGATTACAACTCTCATGCCCGATTGAATGATATTGCACTCATCAGGGTAAGCGAAGCCGTACAATTCACAGATGATGTCAGACCCGCCTGTCTACCTTTGGACTATCTGTTTGACGAAAGTTTAGCGAATGACGCACGGGTGCTTTCGCTCGGTTGGGGTGAATACCAACAAg GTACAATGAGCGATTCAAAACGAATCGTAGCGCTCAATGTAATCGGACAGGAGGAATGTGGCGAGCAGCTAAGAAAATGGCAACGATTTAACGCATCCATGCTCTTCAGTGTCATGTGTACGGTTGGTGTGCAAGCCGGCCAGGACGTTTGCCAGGGTGACTCGGGTGCTCCGATACTGCAGTTGATGGAAGGCCGATTCTTTTTGGTCGGTGTGGTCAGCTTCGGTCCCAAATGTGGTATGAGCACGGGCAAGGCCGGTATGTCGATGCGGGTGTCAGAGTACAAAAATTGGATTCTTGCCAATTTGAAGCGGATCGATGGTGGGaggtag